The following coding sequences lie in one Candidatus Paceibacterota bacterium genomic window:
- a CDS encoding CAP domain-containing protein: MVFLRPIILLFLILLGGFLLTNKYPELKKSLTELSSRLTVSNLENSSGEIAKIVTQKVDTIADNLPPPLKILNGAGTSTNSNAATLNANEVIILTNQERKANGNLAALHENAKLDAAALAKVKDMFAKQYFEHTSPSGVGVGDLAKAEGYQYLMVGENLALGNFASNQALLDAWMNSPGHRANILNASFTEMGAAVMQGTFEGRKVWLAVQEFGKPFPSCTYPDQSLLSTIQTLQADLNNKYQALQAKADEINNANPKSGDAYNQKVAEYQSMKKAYDDELATEKDNIALYNKEVKSYNDCIGST; encoded by the coding sequence ATGGTTTTTCTCCGTCCTATTATTCTCCTTTTTTTAATTCTCCTTGGCGGGTTTCTCTTAACTAATAAATATCCCGAACTGAAAAAATCTCTGACTGAACTCTCGTCTCGTTTAACGGTCAGCAATCTAGAAAACTCCTCCGGAGAGATTGCCAAAATTGTTACTCAAAAAGTAGATACCATTGCCGACAATCTTCCACCGCCATTAAAAATTTTAAACGGTGCGGGAACTAGCACAAACAGTAACGCCGCCACTCTAAACGCCAACGAAGTAATTATTCTGACGAATCAAGAACGAAAAGCAAACGGCAATCTGGCCGCTCTGCATGAAAACGCCAAATTAGACGCGGCCGCTCTGGCCAAGGTCAAGGACATGTTTGCCAAACAATATTTTGAACACACCTCTCCAAGTGGAGTGGGAGTGGGCGATTTGGCTAAAGCAGAAGGTTATCAGTACTTAATGGTCGGAGAAAATCTGGCTCTCGGAAACTTTGCCAGCAATCAGGCCCTTCTTGACGCTTGGATGAATAGTCCGGGGCATCGCGCCAATATTTTAAATGCGAGCTTCACCGAAATGGGAGCAGCGGTAATGCAGGGCACGTTTGAAGGTCGGAAAGTTTGGTTGGCGGTCCAGGAATTTGGCAAACCATTTCCGAGCTGTACTTATCCTGACCAGTCTCTCCTCTCTACCATTCAAACCTTGCAGGCTGATTTAAATAACAAATACCAAGCCCTCCAAGCTAAAGCTGATGAAATTAATAACGCCAATCCTAAATCAGGGGATGCTTACAATCAAAAGGTGGCCGAATATCAATCCATGAAGAAGGCTTATGATGATGAATTGGCGACTGAAAAGGACAATATCGCTCTTTATAACAAAGAGGTTAAAAGTTATAACGATTGCATTGGTAGCACTTAA
- a CDS encoding cytidylate kinase family protein translates to MAKITLFGLAGTGTSSVGRALARKLKYQFYSTGNFMRDQADQLGLTIYEFDEMCRKDPNYDLNRDKMIEEFGKKNDNFILDARLGWRFVPDSLKVKLECDFEERVKRVAFRDKMDVEEVKALTIKREESIGDRFWRYYQIKDSGDSSHFDLIIDTTKISATETMDQICQHFNLS, encoded by the coding sequence ATGGCAAAGATTACTCTATTTGGTTTGGCCGGCACCGGCACTAGTTCCGTCGGACGAGCCTTAGCCCGGAAATTAAAATATCAATTCTATTCAACCGGAAATTTTATGCGCGATCAGGCAGACCAACTTGGCCTGACCATCTATGAATTTGATGAAATGTGCCGCAAAGACCCAAACTATGATTTAAATCGCGACAAGATGATTGAGGAATTTGGCAAGAAAAATGACAATTTTATTTTAGATGCGCGTCTCGGCTGGAGATTTGTGCCGGACTCATTAAAGGTGAAGCTTGAATGCGACTTTGAGGAAAGAGTCAAAAGAGTGGCTTTTCGAGACAAAATGGATGTAGAAGAAGTTAAGGCCTTAACTATCAAAAGGGAAGAATCAATCGGCGATCGTTTCTGGCGCTATTATCAGATTAAGGATTCCGGAGACAGTTCTCATTTTGATTTGATTATCGACACGACCAAGATTAGCGCGACCGAAACAATGGATCAAATCTGCCAGCATTTTAATCTCTCTTAA
- a CDS encoding oxidoreductase: MKFIDNFLDNITMYGLLLYGLLILAVISIVLSLFGLVVFSPLSLIGALLTLILVAGLVNYLLGWVFKVPLNQESSHISALILFFALTPLLDLHSFYLLVLAATLAMVSKYLLNTGGRHLFNPAAISLVILDISGLGGTAWWISVPVLVIPVIILGFLVVKKIRKFHLFNAFALTSLIVFLITRWSGGSLLSNLEQAILYSPLIFFGSIMVTEPLTMPPTKISRIIYGIIIGLLFSLSYRLGPIYSTPELALIIGNVFSYFVSFKSRVRLAFVESQTISSHTFNITLEPERPFQYKAGQYMEWTLPDVSFNKKGNRRYFTIASSPTESKIHLGISYDPAWPSRFKEKLLKLGKGDSLFAHGVAGDFVLPDNSDQKMVFIAGGIGITPFRSMIKYLSDKGEKRPITLFYSVHTSSELAYEDVFGPAEQAVGLKRINVITDKTNNSGEPSRITPDLIRKEVPDYRERLFYLSGPPKMVEAFKKILTEMGVSRSQIKTDFFIGYA, encoded by the coding sequence ATGAAATTCATAGACAATTTTCTGGACAATATCACCATGTATGGCCTCCTGCTCTACGGCCTTTTAATTCTGGCGGTGATTTCCATTGTCTTAAGTCTTTTTGGTCTTGTGGTCTTTAGTCCGCTCTCTCTAATCGGTGCCCTGCTTACCTTGATTCTGGTCGCTGGTCTGGTTAATTATCTTCTCGGCTGGGTTTTTAAAGTGCCTCTGAATCAAGAATCCTCCCATATCAGCGCTCTGATTCTTTTCTTTGCTCTGACTCCGCTACTGGATCTCCACAGCTTCTATCTTTTAGTTTTGGCGGCGACGCTCGCCATGGTTTCCAAATATCTTCTCAACACGGGCGGTCGGCATCTCTTCAACCCAGCCGCTATTAGTCTAGTCATTTTAGACATTAGCGGTCTGGGCGGTACCGCCTGGTGGATTTCAGTGCCAGTGCTGGTGATTCCGGTAATTATTCTAGGTTTCTTAGTAGTCAAGAAAATCCGGAAGTTTCATCTTTTCAACGCTTTTGCCCTAACTAGTTTGATTGTTTTTCTCATAACCCGCTGGTCAGGAGGTAGTCTACTTTCCAATTTAGAGCAAGCCATTCTTTACAGTCCCTTGATTTTCTTCGGATCGATAATGGTAACCGAACCTTTGACCATGCCGCCTACAAAGATTAGCCGAATCATTTACGGAATTATTATCGGTCTACTTTTTTCTTTATCGTATCGACTGGGACCGATTTATTCCACGCCGGAATTAGCCCTGATTATCGGCAACGTTTTTTCCTATTTTGTCAGTTTTAAGTCGCGGGTTCGTCTGGCATTTGTAGAGAGCCAAACTATCTCCAGTCATACCTTTAATATCACTCTGGAGCCGGAAAGGCCCTTTCAGTACAAAGCCGGTCAGTATATGGAATGGACACTACCTGACGTGTCCTTCAATAAAAAAGGCAATCGCCGCTACTTCACCATCGCTTCTTCGCCAACCGAGTCTAAAATTCATCTCGGTATCAGTTATGATCCGGCTTGGCCAAGCCGGTTCAAGGAGAAATTACTAAAGCTCGGAAAAGGGGACAGCCTGTTCGCTCACGGGGTGGCGGGTGATTTCGTTCTGCCGGATAATTCGGATCAGAAAATGGTTTTCATTGCCGGCGGCATCGGAATAACGCCATTTAGAAGCATGATTAAATATCTTTCCGACAAAGGCGAAAAACGGCCGATCACCCTTTTTTATTCGGTTCACACGAGCTCGGAGTTGGCTTATGAGGATGTCTTCGGCCCGGCCGAGCAAGCGGTCGGTCTGAAAAGAATAAATGTAATCACTGACAAAACGAATAATTCCGGCGAGCCATCGCGAATCACTCCGGATCTGATTAGAAAAGAAGTGCCGGATTATCGGGAGAGACTTTTTTATCTCTCCGGTCCGCCGAAGATGGTAGAAGCTTTCAAGAAAATCTTGACCGAGATGGGAGTTTCAAGATCACAAATTAAGACGGACTTCTTCATCGGTTACGCTTAA
- a CDS encoding redoxin domain-containing protein — protein sequence MKKKNILLIIAVALIVVAIGYLEAKKPASINSPAEDIVVSGNLNASSSSSSSTVADRSSIQAAKAREFSRAKEFVDPTGFINTNSFKLSDLVGHKVVLLDIWTYSCINCLRTIPYLNAWYQKYKDDGLVIVGIHSPEFNFEKDYNNVSAAVKKLGIQYPVVLDSNHGIWNAYQNLYWPREYLIDIDGFIVHDKIGEGDYDGTERAIQTALRERSDALGLNLNIPSTIVSPADVISMDENKIGSKETYFGSARNVFLGNGEQNYSGNQKLTLPAEINPNTLYLDGTWNFTNEYAENTEAGAKIVYKYSAKNVYLVASSKSGVKLKILIDGAPIDGRAGSDVGADGTVTVKDNRLYDIVHGADYGTHTLEIDIENSGLDAFTFTFG from the coding sequence ATGAAGAAGAAAAATATTTTATTAATCATAGCAGTGGCGCTAATTGTAGTAGCTATTGGGTATCTCGAAGCAAAAAAACCGGCCTCCATTAATTCCCCGGCGGAAGACATTGTGGTTTCAGGCAATTTAAATGCTTCGAGTAGTAGCTCGAGCAGCACTGTAGCTGATCGGTCTTCCATTCAGGCGGCCAAAGCTCGAGAATTCTCCCGGGCCAAGGAATTCGTCGACCCAACTGGATTTATAAATACCAACTCTTTCAAACTCTCGGACTTAGTCGGTCACAAAGTTGTCCTTCTCGATATTTGGACTTACAGCTGCATTAATTGCCTGCGTACCATTCCGTATCTCAACGCTTGGTATCAGAAATACAAAGATGATGGATTAGTGATTGTCGGAATTCACTCGCCGGAATTTAATTTTGAGAAGGACTACAATAATGTCTCGGCAGCCGTTAAAAAATTAGGGATTCAATATCCCGTAGTACTCGACAGCAATCATGGCATCTGGAATGCTTACCAGAATCTTTACTGGCCTCGCGAGTATTTAATCGACATTGATGGATTCATTGTTCATGACAAGATTGGGGAAGGTGATTATGACGGAACAGAGAGGGCTATTCAGACGGCTCTGAGGGAGCGCAGTGATGCTTTGGGGCTTAATTTAAATATTCCAAGCACCATCGTCTCGCCCGCAGACGTCATTTCAATGGATGAAAATAAAATTGGCAGCAAGGAAACTTATTTCGGATCGGCGCGCAATGTTTTTCTGGGAAACGGTGAGCAAAATTACAGCGGCAACCAAAAACTAACTTTGCCTGCCGAGATCAATCCAAACACGCTTTATCTTGATGGAACATGGAACTTCACAAATGAGTATGCGGAAAATACGGAAGCTGGAGCCAAGATCGTCTATAAATACAGCGCCAAGAATGTTTATCTGGTGGCAAGTTCTAAGAGCGGAGTGAAACTAAAAATTTTAATTGACGGCGCGCCAATTGACGGGCGCGCCGGCTCCGATGTCGGTGCCGACGGCACCGTTACCGTCAAAGACAATCGTCTCTACGACATTGTTCATGGCGCCGATTACGGCACTCATACTCTAGAGATAGATATTGAGAACTCCGGTCTCGATGCTTTTACATTTACCTTCGGTTAG
- a CDS encoding ABC transporter ATP-binding protein, with the protein MIECQHITKIYKNGDNETFALKDVSLKIEDGEFVAIMGPSGSGKSTLMHILGALDTPTSGTYILDGEDVSKLSDDELAAIRAKKIGFVFQAFNLLSRTTAIRNVMLPLVYSGVKTTEREELSAAALRAAGLSEDRWHHRSNQLSGGQIQRVAIARALVNDPSVIMADEPTGNLDSKTGEIVLGTFERLNKNHGRTIVLITHEVEVAEHADRIIHLRDGEIVSDSKSHQKRLADANKV; encoded by the coding sequence ATGATTGAATGCCAGCACATCACTAAAATCTATAAAAATGGGGACAATGAAACCTTTGCTTTAAAAGATGTCAGTTTGAAAATTGAAGATGGCGAATTCGTAGCTATCATGGGTCCTTCCGGTTCCGGCAAATCAACTCTGATGCACATTTTAGGGGCTCTCGATACTCCCACTTCCGGCACTTATATTTTAGACGGGGAAGATGTTTCCAAACTTTCCGACGATGAACTTGCCGCCATTCGGGCCAAGAAAATTGGCTTCGTCTTCCAAGCTTTTAATTTATTATCGCGCACTACTGCTATCAGAAATGTGATGCTGCCACTGGTTTACTCGGGCGTAAAAACGACCGAGAGAGAAGAATTAAGTGCGGCAGCCCTGCGGGCCGCCGGCCTCTCCGAAGATCGCTGGCATCACCGATCCAACCAGCTCTCCGGCGGACAAATTCAGCGAGTGGCCATTGCCCGAGCCTTAGTCAATGATCCTTCGGTTATTATGGCGGATGAGCCAACCGGCAATCTCGATTCCAAGACGGGTGAAATCGTTCTCGGAACTTTTGAGAGATTAAATAAAAATCACGGTCGAACCATCGTTCTGATCACCCATGAAGTGGAAGTGGCCGAACATGCTGATCGTATTATTCATTTAAGAGACGGAGAGATTGTCAGTGACAGTAAAAGTCATCAAAAAAGATTGGCTGACGCTAATAAAGTATGA
- a CDS encoding Gmad2 immunoglobulin-like domain-containing protein, whose amino-acid sequence MNRNTLIILIIVLLIVVVGAFLLVKNQKSNSDLVGSNATSTNGVSNFYECAAAGFPTTESYPRECQVPNGPAYIEDLIPNGPTASSSPSAMSYKDVVKVTNLKENDTIKSPLTLKGEARGSWFFEGTFPVQILDSNKDVIGQGVAQAIGEWASPDYVPFSVTLTFKNNSPIRSGTLVLKKDNPSGDPSRDDSWSIPVRFAE is encoded by the coding sequence ATGAATAGAAACACTCTTATTATTCTGATTATTGTGCTCCTAATCGTTGTTGTCGGGGCTTTTTTGTTGGTTAAAAATCAGAAGTCCAATTCGGATTTGGTCGGCTCTAATGCCACTTCCACCAACGGTGTTTCTAATTTTTATGAATGCGCGGCCGCCGGTTTTCCTACCACGGAGAGTTATCCTCGCGAATGTCAGGTACCAAACGGTCCCGCCTATATTGAAGACCTCATTCCAAATGGGCCAACCGCCTCATCCAGTCCCTCGGCCATGAGCTACAAGGACGTAGTGAAAGTGACGAATCTCAAAGAGAACGACACTATTAAGAGCCCACTCACTTTAAAAGGAGAAGCTCGAGGCAGCTGGTTTTTTGAAGGCACTTTTCCGGTTCAGATTCTAGACAGCAACAAGGATGTCATCGGCCAAGGGGTGGCTCAAGCTATCGGAGAGTGGGCTAGTCCGGATTATGTACCTTTTAGTGTCACTTTAACTTTTAAAAATAATTCGCCGATTCGATCCGGCACGCTGGTTTTGAAAAAGGACAATCCGTCGGGGGATCCAAGCCGCGATGACTCCTGGAGTATTCCGGTGCGCTTTGCCGAATAA
- a CDS encoding DUF4383 domain-containing protein: MTKNMAKTWAIIFGVVFVIVGLLGFIGGAGIVGPTGIFQTNALHDWVHFLSGLIFLIVAFASARSSAAVLKVFGIVYLLVAILGFVAPSFMSQLLLGNMADNWLHVVLGIVITWVGFAAGKGSEMPMAA, encoded by the coding sequence ATGACAAAAAATATGGCAAAAACTTGGGCAATTATTTTTGGAGTTGTCTTTGTGATTGTTGGTCTTCTAGGATTTATCGGTGGAGCAGGTATTGTTGGACCAACTGGAATTTTCCAGACTAACGCTCTACACGACTGGGTCCACTTTCTTTCTGGCTTAATCTTTCTGATTGTGGCTTTTGCTTCCGCTCGATCTTCGGCTGCTGTTCTGAAAGTTTTCGGAATTGTCTACCTTCTGGTGGCTATCCTCGGATTTGTAGCGCCTTCATTCATGAGTCAACTACTCTTGGGTAATATGGCCGATAACTGGCTGCACGTTGTGCTTGGCATAGTTATCACTTGGGTTGGTTTTGCTGCCGGTAAAGGCAGTGAAATGCCAATGGCTGCTTAA
- a CDS encoding ABC transporter permease encodes MNVKDLFQETRSSLLSNKVRSSLTVLGIVIGIASVIAMLAIGNGAKAQIQSSIEGLGSNLLTILPGVVQPGRGIVSSGRGAAQNLKITDLPVIESIQGIGAISPEDSKRFQIVSSLGNNTNTTVTGGLPVYFDIHNLTLGEGNFFNDESERSLRRQAVLGATVATDLFGDTDPVGKEIKINNSLFTVVGVLTKKGGVGFSGPDDMVVVPLSVMQRILTGDDFYSTITVSVTDKNDTNLIKDEITAALVDKHDVTEADFSIISQEDILGTLSQVINTFTLFLASIAGISLIVGGIGIMNMMLTTVTERTKEIGLRKAIGAKKNDISQQFLAEAIVLTFIGGLIGTILGWLIAVGASATGLVQARVSLSSVILAFGVSAAIGTIFGYYPAKRAADMNPIEALRYE; translated from the coding sequence ATGAACGTAAAAGATTTATTTCAAGAAACCCGAAGCTCTCTGCTTAGTAACAAGGTCAGATCTTCCCTGACTGTGCTGGGTATTGTTATAGGTATTGCCTCCGTTATTGCCATGTTAGCTATTGGCAACGGCGCTAAAGCTCAGATTCAGTCGAGCATTGAAGGGCTGGGTTCAAATCTTCTGACTATCCTCCCTGGAGTAGTTCAACCCGGCCGAGGTATAGTCTCAAGCGGCCGAGGAGCGGCCCAGAACCTGAAAATTACTGACTTGCCCGTTATCGAGTCAATTCAGGGAATTGGAGCTATCTCACCTGAAGATTCTAAAAGATTTCAGATCGTCTCCTCACTGGGGAACAATACTAACACCACAGTTACAGGTGGTTTGCCTGTTTATTTTGATATTCATAATTTAACTCTGGGTGAAGGAAATTTTTTCAATGATGAGAGCGAAAGAAGCCTGCGACGGCAAGCCGTCTTAGGAGCTACCGTTGCTACCGATCTTTTTGGAGACACTGACCCAGTCGGCAAAGAAATTAAAATCAACAATTCACTCTTTACTGTCGTCGGCGTTCTGACTAAAAAGGGCGGAGTCGGTTTTTCCGGACCGGACGATATGGTAGTGGTTCCGTTAAGTGTCATGCAGAGAATCTTAACCGGTGATGATTTTTACTCCACCATTACGGTGAGCGTCACTGATAAAAACGATACTAATTTAATCAAGGACGAAATCACGGCGGCTTTGGTGGACAAGCACGATGTTACCGAAGCAGATTTCTCCATTATTTCTCAAGAAGATATTTTAGGGACACTTTCTCAAGTTATTAATACTTTCACTTTATTTCTGGCTTCCATTGCCGGCATCTCTCTGATTGTCGGCGGTATCGGGATTATGAATATGATGTTGACAACGGTAACCGAAAGAACTAAAGAGATCGGTCTGCGCAAAGCTATTGGAGCCAAGAAAAATGATATCAGTCAGCAATTTTTGGCCGAAGCTATTGTTTTGACTTTTATCGGAGGTTTAATCGGCACTATTTTAGGCTGGTTGATTGCTGTGGGTGCTTCGGCCACCGGCTTGGTTCAAGCCCGAGTTAGTCTTAGTTCAGTTATCCTGGCCTTCGGCGTCTCCGCTGCTATCGGGACTATCTTCGGCTATTATCCGGCCAAACGGGCGGCTGATATGAATCCGATTGAAGCTCTGCGGTATGAGTAA
- the dinB gene encoding DNA polymerase IV, which produces MRIIAHIDMDAFFAAIEERDRPYLQGLPLVIGADPEGGKGRGVVSTANYLAREYGIQSALSIQKAWHFSETAKKAGKPGAIFLSGNYHYYSQISSTIMNILAKYGPIEVASVDEAYLDLSSLNSYKAAEKTAKEIKREIKKLENLTTSIGLGPNKMIAKIASGFKKPDGLTVISEEKVSSFLSPLSIRTIPGIGPKTEIILNKLRIQTIGDLQRLGKTELKDLLGKWGEELFSKVRGIDESPVLEEYPTKSIGEQITFDKDIKDYRKLFPILEEMVSRIWKSFLKEGFKEAARVVIIVRYADFETKTHSRTLKTPLQSSKAFYLQALSLLMPFLDKRRNTEAKRFRLIGLRLERLS; this is translated from the coding sequence ATGCGCATTATCGCTCACATTGATATGGACGCTTTTTTTGCCGCCATTGAAGAGCGTGACAGACCATATCTTCAAGGGCTGCCGTTAGTTATCGGTGCCGATCCGGAAGGCGGAAAGGGAAGAGGAGTGGTTTCCACGGCCAATTATCTCGCCAGAGAGTACGGCATTCAATCAGCCTTGTCCATTCAAAAGGCCTGGCATTTTTCCGAAACAGCCAAAAAAGCGGGAAAACCAGGAGCCATTTTTCTCTCGGGAAATTATCATTATTACAGCCAGATCTCTTCAACGATTATGAATATCTTGGCCAAATACGGCCCAATAGAAGTGGCCAGCGTAGATGAAGCATATCTAGATTTAAGCTCCTTAAACTCATACAAAGCAGCCGAGAAAACAGCAAAGGAGATTAAAAGGGAAATTAAAAAGCTGGAGAATCTCACAACTTCTATTGGTTTAGGGCCGAACAAGATGATAGCCAAAATCGCTTCAGGTTTTAAGAAGCCGGACGGGCTAACTGTCATCTCGGAAGAGAAAGTTTCCTCCTTTCTTTCTCCACTCTCTATCAGAACCATTCCCGGTATCGGTCCGAAAACGGAAATAATTTTAAATAAATTAAGAATTCAGACTATCGGTGATCTTCAACGACTAGGAAAAACTGAATTAAAGGATCTTTTGGGGAAATGGGGAGAGGAATTATTTTCCAAAGTCAGGGGCATTGATGAATCGCCGGTATTAGAAGAATATCCGACTAAATCGATTGGCGAACAGATCACTTTCGATAAAGACATAAAAGATTATCGGAAACTTTTTCCTATTTTGGAAGAAATGGTCTCACGAATTTGGAAATCTTTTTTAAAAGAGGGATTTAAAGAAGCAGCGCGAGTGGTAATTATCGTTCGATACGCTGACTTTGAAACTAAAACCCATTCTCGAACTTTGAAAACGCCGCTTCAATCATCTAAAGCTTTTTACCTTCAGGCTCTTTCGCTTTTGATGCCATTCTTAGATAAGCGGCGGAACACAGAAGCTAAAAGATTCAGGTTAATCGGTCTGCGTCTGGAAAGGTTATCCTAG
- a CDS encoding cupredoxin domain-containing protein — MSRNAWITIIVIIVLVIIVWAAYAAMHNSSSNTQTASTTSDLTTGENGANGQTNSGTAGTGGAGPVVVSTTNSTTTVITGTNTKSFTIHGQDFSFSPNQISVNKGDTVKITFVSDNGSHDLVVDGYNARTNVLTTGKSQTITFLADKAGSFQFYCSVGNHRQMGMTGTLVVKGSN; from the coding sequence ATGAGTAGAAATGCTTGGATAACGATTATCGTTATCATAGTACTAGTAATCATTGTTTGGGCCGCATATGCAGCTATGCATAATTCAAGTTCAAACACGCAGACTGCTTCCACTACCTCTGATCTTACGACGGGAGAAAATGGAGCAAATGGTCAGACTAATTCGGGAACCGCTGGAACGGGCGGCGCGGGTCCAGTAGTAGTTAGCACCACTAACTCCACTACGACCGTTATCACCGGAACGAACACTAAAAGTTTTACCATTCACGGGCAGGACTTTTCTTTTAGCCCGAACCAGATCAGTGTTAACAAAGGAGATACCGTTAAAATCACCTTCGTTAGCGACAACGGCAGCCATGACTTGGTAGTAGACGGTTATAATGCCCGCACCAACGTTCTAACTACCGGCAAAAGCCAGACTATCACTTTCTTAGCTGACAAGGCTGGCAGCTTCCAGTTCTACTGCTCAGTCGGCAATCACCGACAGATGGGCATGACGGGTACCTTGGTAGTCAAAGGATCCAATTAG
- a CDS encoding efflux RND transporter periplasmic adaptor subunit, with amino-acid sequence MKIWTYIKAHKIITAIVVVVVLVGGYIAYKKIAAANAPTQYIMGAVTTDTLVASVEGTGQVSAKNQLDIVPQGSGQIVSIPAKQGAILKVGQTIAVIDERSANVSLAQAKASLDSAQANYNKVINGATTATVNQSQVGVQTAQTNLQNSIQSAYTQTDNLIRTDLDKFFNAATSYSPQFQVSFYDSSSGSTIVLKPNDQNQILTLNAERVDIGKTLINWRADISATSSFDVDAQAAHTIQYLNQIQKFINDIADAVNSISLSQTKYQSNIDTFKTDVASARSTVTNLISNIQSNQQALSSARASLSVTTAPARAEDVASARASLESAQASYQAALNTYNNNIIKAPFEGTLAVLNIKVGDVVGGSTVVGTLTTSQKLAEITLNEVDVAKIALGEKVTLTFDALPDLTIEGTVAEIDTVGAVTQGVVDYTVKIGFDTQDTRVLPGMSVSASIVTLTKPNVLLVPTAAVKTSPSGKSYVQKIPGITTAGPISTKTKPVNVPVEIGESNNTQTEIVSGLNAGDVIVVRTLTSGSSVTAGSANSASAGNRTFFGGGAAAGGGSRTISR; translated from the coding sequence ATGAAAATCTGGACATATATTAAAGCTCACAAGATTATTACTGCCATTGTAGTCGTAGTTGTTTTGGTTGGCGGCTATATTGCTTACAAAAAAATTGCGGCCGCCAATGCGCCGACCCAATATATTATGGGCGCTGTTACCACTGACACCTTGGTCGCTTCAGTAGAGGGGACTGGACAGGTTTCGGCTAAAAATCAGCTCGATATCGTCCCTCAAGGCTCTGGCCAAATTGTCAGTATTCCGGCCAAACAAGGGGCGATTTTAAAGGTAGGACAGACCATTGCCGTTATTGATGAAAGGAGTGCCAATGTCTCTTTAGCTCAAGCCAAGGCCAGTCTGGATAGTGCTCAAGCTAATTACAATAAAGTTATAAACGGCGCTACTACGGCCACGGTTAATCAGAGCCAGGTGGGGGTTCAGACTGCCCAAACCAACCTCCAAAACAGTATTCAAAGCGCTTACACCCAGACTGATAATTTAATTAGGACTGATCTGGATAAATTTTTTAACGCCGCCACTTCTTATTCGCCGCAATTCCAAGTTTCTTTTTACGATAGTTCCAGCGGATCCACTATTGTTCTAAAACCCAATGATCAAAATCAAATTCTGACTCTAAATGCCGAGCGAGTGGATATCGGCAAGACCTTAATTAACTGGAGAGCCGATATCAGCGCCACTTCCTCTTTTGATGTTGACGCTCAAGCCGCTCACACCATTCAGTATTTAAATCAAATTCAGAAATTCATTAATGATATCGCCGATGCCGTAAATTCCATTTCTCTTTCCCAGACTAAATATCAAAGTAACATTGATACCTTTAAAACCGATGTCGCTTCCGCCCGCTCGACTGTGACCAATTTAATTTCCAATATTCAAAGCAATCAGCAGGCACTCTCAAGCGCCAGAGCCAGTCTATCTGTCACCACCGCCCCGGCCCGCGCCGAAGATGTAGCTAGTGCCAGAGCCAGTTTGGAGAGCGCCCAAGCTTCCTATCAGGCGGCTTTGAACACTTACAACAACAACATCATTAAGGCTCCTTTTGAAGGCACTTTAGCCGTTCTCAATATCAAGGTAGGAGATGTGGTAGGTGGTTCAACCGTGGTGGGCACTCTGACCACTTCTCAGAAGCTCGCCGAGATTACCTTAAATGAAGTGGATGTGGCCAAAATCGCCTTGGGTGAAAAAGTCACCTTAACTTTTGACGCCCTCCCCGATCTTACTATCGAGGGCACGGTAGCCGAGATTGATACGGTTGGAGCTGTGACGCAGGGAGTGGTGGATTACACCGTTAAGATTGGCTTTGATACGCAGGACACTAGAGTGCTGCCAGGCATGAGCGTTTCCGCTTCCATTGTTACTTTAACCAAACCGAATGTTCTATTAGTGCCGACAGCTGCGGTGAAAACCAGTCCTTCTGGTAAAAGTTATGTTCAGAAAATTCCAGGCATCACTACAGCAGGACCTATCTCAACTAAAACTAAACCGGTCAATGTTCCGGTAGAGATTGGGGAATCAAACAACACCCAAACTGAAATCGTTTCCGGTCTGAATGCCGGAGATGTGATCGTTGTCCGTACACTCACAAGTGGTAGCAGTGTCACAGCTGGAAGTGCCAATTCAGCCAGTGCCGGTAACCGAACCTTCTTTGGCGGAGGGGCTGCCGCTGGAGGCGGCAGCCGAACTATCAGTCGGTAG